Genomic segment of Citrus sinensis cultivar Valencia sweet orange chromosome 7, DVS_A1.0, whole genome shotgun sequence:
CAACCCCCATCCTCCTTAATTACCTAATCGAAACTCTAAAAATCCCCGAATCACGAGCCCTTGTGATCTCAAACAAATACTCTCACATTAAATCCCTAGATAAACCGCAAACTGTGCGTCAATTTTTCCACAATGTCGGATTATCGGATATCCACATTCAGCTGGCAGTTAATGCAACACCCACAATTCTATTCTCCGATATTAACAGGACCCTTAAACCAAAGATTGAGCTTTTTCAACGTTTGGGTTTTGTGGGTTCTGATTTGGGTAAGTTTGTTTCCAAAAATTCATTCCTTTTTTGCTGTTAGTTTggagaaaaaattgattcCATGTGTTGAAATTATTCAGAAAATATTAGCGGATCGTACTActaatcaaaatttgattgtgTTGTTAGTAGATGCAACTGGATTCTCACAAGGGACCCGGAGAAATCAGGGCTATTAGGAAACATTGAATACTTGAAAAGTTGTGGCATTGTTGGTTCTCGGTTGTCTACTTTATTAATGAGGCAAACTAGGCTATTTTGTTTTGAGGAATTGAAACTTGGACAGCTTGTTTTGCGGGTTTTAGATATGAGATTTTCAATTAACTCAAGGATGTTTGTTTATGGACTGGATGCTCTTTGTTGCTTTAGCGAAGAAACATTTGATAGAAAATTGGATTTATTTTAGAGTTATGGATTTTCCAAAGAAGAGTTCATGGAAATGTTTCGGAGGGCACCTGGAATACTAAGGTCGTCTGAGGAGAGTTTAAAGTCGAGACTTGAGTTCTTTCTGACAGAGATGAATTTAAAAAGTCGGTGTTGGTTCATAATCCGGTTTGTTTAACGCTAAGTATAGAAAATCAAGTGATTCCTCGATATAGGTTTTTTCAGGTTTCAATGGCCTTCCCTTTTAAATTTCAACTCAAATGTTCAACGCCCACCAACTTCCCCGAGCTTCTCAAATGATCACTTGCTTACTTCAAATTCAAGATCATTATATGGGCAGGCAGAGTTTATAACAGAAATTATTGAGCAAACTGATGGAGGGGCTGCCAGTTCGGCATCCGTGAATCCTAATTTGCTTGATAATCATCCTGTAACTTCTGGAAGAAAGTCGTCTCTAGGTTCCCCATTGTCTTCCTCACCCCATTTCATTGAGGTCTGCGAGCAGCCTGTGAGGTTGGATGTGTGTTCACCAGATCGGTTGGCTGGGGAACTGTTCTTCCTGGATGCTTCACTAGCATTCACTGCTGAAGAATTATCTCGAGCCCCTGCAGAAGTGCTTGGCAGAAGCAGCCATGGAACTCTCTATAAAGCCACTCTAGATAGTGGGCATATGTTGACTGTGAAATGGTGGCGGGTGGGACTGGTAAGACATAAGAAAGAATTTGCTAaggaagttaaaaaaaaaaagatctatGAGGCATTCAAATATTGTTCCGTTGCGCGCGTATTATTGGGGGCCTGGAGAACAGGAGAGGCTTCTTCTTGCAGATTATATCCAGGGAGACAGCTTGGCCCTACATCTTTACGGTAAGAATTCAAAGGACATTTTTATCTTGTCTTTTAATCATTATTCCCTACCAACTTTCCGGAGTTCTTTTGTCATAGTTCAGCCAACTTTCTTTGTTATAACTATTGTCTGAGTTCTGAATGAGGATGCTTTGCTCTAAATGCATGTTGATGCTGCATGGCGTATCGTTTTTCTTTACTCTGTAGTGTGACATTCATGTCAAAATGGTTTAAATAGATGTTGGATTTCATTATCGTGGCAAGTCTAGTTAAAGAAGGCTTGAGAGCTTGAAGCGGAGTTGGCATATTAGGTTTTTGTTAAGTTAATTGCTCGTTTTGTTGAACCTTCCACAGTCTCAACCCTCAGGGTGAATGTCATATACAAGCTTCTTGAATATGGTCTTTACATAGAGAGCCTCTATTTCTCTAATGGGGGACATTGCAAGCTGTGATGAAGTTGGATAGTTATATTGGTTTAACTTTCATTTTACTTCTTTCATGGGGAATAACCGTTTTTCCTAGCTGATTTATATACATGTGCTTCATAATGTACATGGACTTCTCTCTAacattttgtattatttgatCCACATATGTGGCAATGCAGAGACTACTCCTTGGAGGTACTCCCCATTGTCATTCATTCAAAGGCTAAAAGTGGCTGTGGATGTTGCTCGATGTCTGTTATACCTTCATGATAGAGGCCTGCCACATGGAAACCTAAAGCCTACACACATACTCCTGGCAGGTCCTGATTATGACGTTCGCCTAACGGATTACGGCCTACACCGCCTTATGACCCCAGCTGGCATTGCGGAGCAGATACTGAATCTGGGAGCACTTAGGTACCGTGCCCCGGAACTCACTACTGCATCAAAGCCAGATCCCTCATTTAAGGCTGATGTGTATGCACTCGGTGTAATCCTGATGGAATTGTTAACAAGAAGAAGTGCCGGTGACATAATCTCTGGCCAGTCGGGAGCTGTGGATCTCACCGACTGGGTTCGGCTCTGTGATCAAGAAGGGCGTGGAATGGACTGTACGGACAGCGACATTGCTGGTGGTGAAGAACCCTCAAAAGCAATGGATGATTTGCTAGCCATATCTATCAGGTGCATTCTCCCTGTAAATGAAAGGCCTAACAGCAAACAAGTCTGATGGTCTTTGTTCTATATCTGcatgaaattttttacatgTGTCttggaattatttttttaccttgATCCTTGACCAATCCTTGTTTTTTATCCCTTATTTTTTCCTCCCATTAATTGGTTTCTGGCCTTTCGATTACAGGCTAATCAtgtctcccttttttttttttttggggtctCGCCGAAAATTTTCTTGTAAAGAAACATCCCCATTGATTATTTTAGTAGTGTTTTGAGTTTGATCTTCAATTGAAAATGGTTCCAAGTCTCAGCGTGCTCGCTTTGTTCAATGACAGGAGAGGcatcataattccttgtgcCAAATAGATGGGCAAAATTATTTGCTCAGTTTTGCAATATTAATTCTGTTTTCTTGTTGCTCATCTAATTATTGATCTAAACACTGTTTAATAGCAAATCAAATTtagcatttttaaaatttgaaggcACGTTcttttgattataataattagaGCTCAATGCAGGCCCGACAGGCCAACAAAggaaattatgataaaataaattctcacaAGTAAACCGGAAACTCCTGGAAACTCGATTACTCCACcagaaattatgaaaacaataataaaaaatgaaatttcataaaaataattataaaaattactcgGAAGTAAGTAAATAGTGAAAATCATCTGGTACTCAAGTTCGTTTAATAACATAAAGAAAGGTTTTTGTTTATTGGATGAGATTTCTTATTACATCTaagttttttgaaaaataaaaaaaataaaaatttattttccattataaataaaagcaaaacGCGAGGCTCCATCGTTTTAAGAATAGACACATAAATCTtatataaactaaattttttttttcaaatagacaaaaattttacaattttttatttaaaaaacaactttatgcATTTTCTCTccacttctcaaaaaaaatttaaaaaaaaatacaaatgctCTGTAGTTGTAATGGAGAGAATCAGAAAATGAAAACCCCGGAGTCGCTTTGATGGCCTAAACCCTAATCCCCGTGTCCATTCAAAACAACCCCAAAATGCAGAGAATCAATTCGTCTCCAAATTCCCAAAACCTTGCAATCAAATcccttttctcatttttctcttcGCTTTCGGAAACCCAAAATTCAAACGCATTCCTCCTCAATTACCTAACAGAAACCCTAAACATTCCCAAATCACGAGCCCTTGTGATCTCAAACTCAAACCGATACTCTCACATTAAGTCACCCGAAAAACCAGAAAATGTGCGTCAATATTTCCATAATGTTGGATTCTCAGATACCGAAATTCAATTGGCAGTTAGTGTATCACCCCAAATTCTCTTCTCTGATGTTgacaaaaccctaaaaccaAAGATTGAATTTTTCCAGCACCTTGGTCTTGAGGGTTCTGATTTGGGTAAGATTATTTCCAAAACTCCAAGTCTTCTAACTGTTAGTTTAGAGAAATTGATTCCATGTGTTGAAAttcttaagaaaatattagtgAATGATACTAATAATGAAGATTTCATTCGTGTTTTTAGTAGATGGAAATGGATTCCTACAGATAAATCAGGGTTGCTAAGAAACATTGAATACCTCAGAAATTGTGGCATTGTTGGGTCTCAGCTGTCAGTGCTATTGGTGAGGCAACCTAGGCTATTTTGTTATGAGGAATCAAAACTTAGACACCTTGTTTCACGGGTTTTAGATATGGGATTTTCAACTAACTCGAGGATGTTTGTTTATGGATTGCAAGCAGTTAGTTACCTGAGTGAAGAAACATTTGATAGAAAATTGGAATTATTTAGGAGCTACGGAATTTCCAAAGAAGAGTTCATTGAAATGTTTCGGAAGGCACCTGGTATACTTGCATCGTCGGAGGAGAGGTTAAAGTTGGGACTTGAGTTCTTTCTGAAagatattgaatttaaaaagtcGGTGTTGGTTCATAATCCGGTTTGTTTAACGCTAAGTATAGAAAATCGAGTGATTCCTCGATATAGGGTTTTTCAGATTGTTATGCCAAGGGGAATgttgaataagaaattgagttTTGGTTCAATGCTGCTCTTGAGTGAGGAGAACTTCTTGAAGAAGTTTGTGTTGAGGTTTGGAGATGATGCAGAGGAGTTGTTGCTAGCTTACAAGGGCCACGGTTTGGGCTCTTCTCATAAAGAGAATCTTGAGACAACCATATaagtttcaataaattaactatCGGCTTTTGCAATCTTTGGGTCATTAGCATTAACTATTTCAATGAGAGTTGCTGTTCTATTTCGAGATCGGGCAGAGAAGGATTTGAGAGCGTAGTTAAAAGTTGATGAAAAATGGGAAATCTCCAGTGGTTTCACTTAATGAGGTTGCATGAGAGTTTTGGCGAAGGTTCACTGGCCTTTCTGTGTGGTAGCATATAGAAGAAGAGATCAAAGCATTGAACGAGAAGTCAATTACCCTTAAACAAGCGAAAGAAATTTTGAGGAGAGTAAGTTCTGTTACTAACATCAGACAAGTCTAATTTTATGATATGTGTATCTATTTGCTAGAGAATTTGTACAAGCATAAGAAAGTTTCCCTGCTGCGGTAAATGATTATGGATATTTtccttcaaaattattttgtctcATGGGACGTCTGTATGCACATCATTTAAATCTCTTagatcattttaattttccaaattattcCTATCCTAGTTGCAGTAGAAAGATAAGACTGAACCAGCTGAATTGTTCGTGAATGCACCCTGACTACGAAATTTTTGGGCAATAACCAATTTTGCTCGTGCCAGCGAGCAAGACAGAAGAAATTAGGAGAGTGGGGTTACAGATTTTTTGTACGTGATTGAAAATTAAGCAAATTTATGTTACTCTACTTATTTTGTTCTGGCATAggttttgttatattattatttgtgaaatttttttcttattctttttaccTTTAAATAAATGTTCAGTTGTTTGGTAGTGTAGTGCTGTGACTCTTAAATCATAGCTGCTAGCtctagaaataaaaatttatagtgtttggtaaaatatgatttttaagtaataattgtGACAAAAATAGTACGGGTATTGCAAacttttcatcaaataaatgTGGGACAAAATCACATAGCCGTGGTTTTTCAATGGTActgaactaaatttaaatgtgcTTCCCAAAAGTTATCGATTTGAATCTGATGGAGTACTTTTTTTGCACATCATCTTTAAATCTACATCCGTATTATCAAATTTGAGAGATCTAATTTGTAACAAtgaataacttaaaatatgctCAAACTAAATAACTTGAACGTCAATGCTATTCACGTTTACCATTGGAGAATAAactgtaaattatttttcaattatgtcAAGACATTGTCAAATTGTCCATTTGTGCAAAAATcaaaagcaagaatgtgttggattttttttttttcctaacgAAAAATACTGTAGGAATGATAAGAGATTTTTCTAGGGGTGGACAcgattcggttcggttcggatcgaaattaagtagaaccgatttaaatcagttattttataaaaagaactgAATAAGAACCAAACTcaataagaaccgaactcaaacggatcagttcggttcggttcgatttttTCAGTTCTGggcctattttgaattttcaaatttttagccCATTGGACCTtatgaatgtaataatttttttcaacaattagttcatcctaatttcattacaaatattaacaataaatacaaagtattcaaaacacattttatcactaatatctaactaactattaataagatactcacaaaatatgaaatattaaaatttcaaaatacataaccaaactccaatactctatctatataaacataatcataatgttGTAAaggcaaataaaaataacaactatTACAActtacaatataaaataaaaagaaaatttagaaacaaacgCCAACAAGTTTATGTACTCCTGATTGTGTGATTGGGGTGGGTGATTTggatttggttttgattttgaatctttgattttagCTTTAGGGTTTATTTTGGGGGAAATGAAGATTTACGAAATTGTAACGTATATATACTCCGAATTGTGTGTATGCAAGTTTATGTTAGTTATCTTACACAAtcagttaaaaattaatacatgttgatttgaataaaatctaaaaataattcgGTTTTTCGGTTAAACTAAGTGAACCAAATACCGAACCgacatttcatttttttataaatgatatattttgatttttttaaaaataaaaaccgatccgaattagaaaaaaccgtcggttcggttcggtttttttaaGACCACGGTatttttttgcccacccctagatTTTTCCATAAGAAAAACCCAAAAAGATACGCAAATTATATGTACTCTCTCCTCTTCTTGTCCTTATAGAAAAGGAGAATCAAGGAGTTTTGgctatgaaaaaataaaaatttggacAAAATATGCCGCCTTCTGATGAAATCCTTAATTCTACTTATTTCCTGTTCATTTTAAGCCCTCAATCTCTCAAACTGAAACACACTTGTCCCCAAAATGCAGAGAATCAATTCATTTCCAAATTCCAAAAGCTTTGCAATCAAACcccatttctcatttttctcttctctttcggAAACCCAAAATTCTAACACTTTCCTCCTCAATTACCTCATCGAAACCCTAAACATTCCCAAACCTCGAGTCCTTGTAATCTCAAACAAATACTCTCGCGTTAAAGCCCTTGAGAAACCACAAATTGTAAGTCAGTTTTCGCAAAATGTTGGGTTCTCTGATACTCACATTCAAGTGACAGTTAATGCAGAACCCCAAATTCTATTCTCTGATGTGGACAAAACCCTTAAACCAAAGATTGAACTTTTCCAGCATTCGGGTTTCATGGGTTCTGATTTGGGtaattttgtttccaaaaaTCCATGTCTTTTAACTGCTAGTTTAAAGGGGGAAAAATGATTCCATGCATTGAAGTTCTTAAGGAAATATTAGTGAATGATACTAATAATGGAGATATCTTTCGTGTTGTTGGTAGATAGAACGGGATTCTTACCGATAAATCGGGGTTGCTAAGAGACATTGAATTCTTCAAAAATTGTGGCATTTTGTTATGAGGAATTGAAAATTAGACACCTTAATTCACGGGTTTCAGATATGGGATTATCAACTAAATCGGGGATGTTTGTTCATGGATTGTGTGCACTTAGTTGCATGAGTGAAGAaacatttgatataaaattggAATTATTTAGGAGTTATGGATTTCTCCAGAGAAGAGTTCGTTGAAATGTTTAGAAAGATTGAATTGGAAAAGGCGGTGTTGGTTCGTTTTCCTATTTGTTTAGCATGTAACATTGAAGATCGGGTGATTCCTCGATATAGGGTTTTTCAAATTATCATGTCAAGAGGGATGTTGAAGAAAGAATGTAAAAGGCTGCTTTTGAGTGAGGAGAATTTCTTTAGGAAGTTTGTGTTGAGATTTGAAGATGATGCAGAGGAGTTGTTGCTAACGTACGAGGGCCACAGTTTGGGTTCTTCTTTGAAAGAGCAATCTTGATACAATTATACAAGTTTCAATATGCTAACTATGGCCTATTGGGTCTTTGGGTCATTAGCATTAGCTATTGCAATGAAAGTAGTTGTTTTGCCCCCACACAAACTCTCAATGCTGTTGTATTTCGAGATCTGACAGAGAAGGATCTGTGTGTGGCTGATAGTTGAcgaaaaaggaaatttttttacattcaACAATGCCCTTCGGTGATTTTCGCTTGATGAGTTAAGATGACAGTTGATATGACTGAATAAAGTGGTGGGATAAGTATAAATTGTGGggataaaaattcattagagAAAGGGTCGGATAAGGATGGGCTATCAAGATAAGTTTGTTGGGGAAATAGTTTAGACTTTGTGTTTGAGTAGGAGTGTGTAATAAAGCTGACTCTAcaataactttttattatttatatgtatCTGACAAAAGTAGAGGCGTGAAAGACAACTatcttaatatttcaatttcaagaaaGAGGAAATCACCTTGGAAGTGGGATGCTAGTTTAATATTCTTGtgttttttcttccaattcatatcattggtatcagagcggttCATTCTGCCCTGAGTGAAGGTGATAATGGCTGATGGGACTATAACACAAGAGGTTCAACGCATAGATGAAGCTATTcgacaattaaaagaaaattaagataGACAGGCTGCTGATTTGAAAGAGCTAAAGAAGACAACTACTGACATCAAGGAATTGAAGCAGATGATGAGTACCGTAATTACAAAGTACGAAGAGCTTGCTTCGTTCGTGACAGGGGACAACATATGTGAATCTTCTGCCAATTCCGCAAAATGAACTGAAGGGCACCGATAATACATTTCAACAAAATATGCTAAGTTGGATTTTCCACGGTTTGATGGTGATGATCCAAGTGGGTGGATTTACAAATGTGAaagattctttaatttttatgccaTAGAGGAAGATGACAAATTATCCGTGGCTTCTATTTATATGGAGGGAAGAGCTTTGGATTGGTTCCAAGGGTACGAAACCTCTAAGCCTAAGATCACTTGGAAGGGATTTATTAAAGATCTTATATTGCGCTTTAGTCCTAGGAGATATGATGATCCAGTCGGTCAACTCACAAAGCTAAGACAGTCAGGCACAATACAACAGTATCAACAGTAATTCGAGGCTTTGGTGGTCAAAACACAAGGtttatttaaagagttttttGTGAGTTGTTTTGCAAGTGGATTACGTGAGGAGCTGCGGAATGGGGTATTACTATTTGAACCAACAACTTTAGTTTAAGCCATGAGTTTGACACGTATGCAGGAAGAGACAATGAATGCAATAGTTAGTCGTGTAAAGCTTTCCAATTCAAATGCGAccattaaaacaaatcatatgTCAGACTAATTCGTCCATCCCAAGACCAACCTTAAAGAAAGAATACCCGCTGTACGGCGGATTTCACAGGCAAAAATGAATGAGCGAATGGCAAAAGGATTGTGCTACACTTGTGATGAAAAGTATTTTCATGGCCATCGTTGTaaaaagttgttgttgtttatcaTTGAAGGAGAATAGTCTTTTGGAGATGAAGACAAAGTTGGAGTTGtacaaaaagaaatagaatcaGAACCATCCATAGAAGAACTGACTGAACCCATAATATCCTCACATGCCTTGGTTGGTTTAAACTCTTATCAAGCAATACGAGTTAAAGGGTATATTAGCCGAAAGCCAGTGATAATACTTATTGACTCGGGTAGTACACATAATTTTCTTAACCCGGTGGTTGCAAAGCGGACAAGCTGTTTAGTGGAACAAACCAATCATTTTTCAGTGACTGCTGCAGATGGTGCACAAATAACAAGTTCAGCCATTTGCAAAAAAATGCAATGGGTTATGTATGGCACTATATTTGAAGCCGATATGAGATTGTTGCCTCTTGGTGGGTGTGACTTAGTGCTTGGTGTAGAATGGTTGGCTGAGTTGGGACCAATCGTgtgggattttaaaattttgaaaatggaatTTACGACAAAAGGAAAGAGACATGTGCTACGGGGGTCAACAGCTGGACCTATGAAATTGGTGGAGACAAATCGAGTGAGGCATTTGTTACTATGATACAGTCATGGGCTATGGCACAGTTATGTTCCATCTACCTAAATTCGGCATTTGGAACTGTTCACTCTGAGGTATGCCTTAAACCTGACTTGGAAAAATTACTAagttaatttgaatttattttttcagaacCTAGAGGCTTACCACCAACAAGAGCACAAGATCATAAAATTCCATTGAAGCCAGGCTGTTCAACAGTAAATGTACGGCCTTATAGATATCCTTATTTTCTAAagaatgaaattgagaagattGTTTGAGAGATGCTTGAAGCAGGTACCATTCGAACAAGTGTGAGTCATTTCTCTTAACCAGTGCTcctagtgaaaaaaaaagatggtaCGTGGTGCACGTGTGTCGATTACAGAGCCCTCAATAAGGAAACAATTAAagacaaattttcaattctgGTGATTGATGAACTATTGGATGAACTTAATAGTGCCGGATACTTCTCTAAATTGGACTTACAGTCTGGATATCACCAAATTCGCATGCACTCTAGTGACATTAAAAAAACAGCTCGTCGAACTCATGAAGGCCATTATAAGTTTCTAGTAATGCCATTTGGGCTAGCAAACGTGCCATCAACATTTCAGAGTGTTATGAATGAGGTATTTCGCCCCCACCTTCACAAGTTTATATTGGTGTTTTTTGACGATATTTTGGTGTACAGTAAGGATTGGGAAAGCCATATATGCCACCTCCAGACAACTCTTTCATTATTACAACACCAACAGTTTTTTGTTAAGCGGTCAAAATGTATGTTTGGGCAACAACAACTAGAATATTTGGGACACATAATTTCTCATGAAGGGATTACTGCGGATCCGAAAAAAGTTGCTGGTATGCAAGCCTGGCCTCAGCCTACAAGTTTGAAGTCATTAAGAGGATTTTTGGGGTTAACAGGATACTACAGGAGATTTGTCAGAGACTACGATAAGATAAGTAAGTCTCTCACTGATTTGCTTAAAAAAGACAATTTTGTGTGCACACCTGCAACTACAGAAtcatttgaacaattaaagcGTGCTATGACAACTACATCAGTTTTAGCCATGCCTGATTTCAATAAGGTTTTTGTGGTGGAATGTGACGCATCTGAAAGCGGAATCGGCGCAATACTGATGCAAGAAGCAAAACCCATTGCTTTTATCAGTAAGGCCCATTCTAACAAAAATCTAGGCCTCTCAACTTACGAAAAAGAATTATTGGCAGTAGTATTTACAATTACCAAATGGAGACCTTACTTGATGGGGCAACATTTCAAGGTAAAGTCCGATCACATTTGCTTGAGTCAAGAATTACTACACCTGTACAACAAAAATGGCTAACCAAATTGCTAGAATATGATTTTGAGATTATATATCGAAGTGGTCAAGAAAACAAGGTGGCAGATGCTTTATCTCGAAAATTTAAAGATCAAGTGTTAGCATTAGCTATAACTTTCCTAGTCTCTGACTGGCTGGAACAATTGAAGCATGAATGGCAAGTTGATCAGCAAGCCATTGAGCTAATTAGACGTGTGCAAACTAACCCAAAAGCAGTACCTGGTTTCACTCTAGATCAAGATTGGATCCTCTATAAAGGGCGGTTATGGGTTGGACCGAACTCTCCCCTCAGATCTCAAATCTTATTTGAGGCACATAATGATCCTTGTAGAGGTCATTCTGGAGTTTAAAAGACATTGCACCGAATCAGACGAAGTTTCTGTTGGAAGGGTCTCCACCAAGATGTCTACAAGTATGTTATTGAATGTGATACATGCcagagaaataaaaatgaaacagtGGCTGTGCCTGGCCTACTTCAGCCATTACCTATACTAGAGTGCCCATGGACTAATATTTCCATGGATTTTATAGAAGGACTCCCCCTTTCACATGGTAAGGATGTAATATTTGTAGTAGTTGATCGACTCAGCAAATACTCTCATTTCATTCCACTCAAGCATCCTTACACTACCTTAGAAGTAGCTCAAGTCTTTATGGACAATGTTTTCAAGCTACACGGGCTCCCAAAAACAATAGTAAGTGACCGTGATCCCATTTTCACTAGCAAATTTTGGCAGAGACTTTTCAACATCTATGACACTAAACTTTTAATGAGTTCTGCATACCATCCCCAAACGGATGGCCAAACTAAAGTGATCAATCGTTGTTTGGAGCAGTATTTAAGATGTATGACAGGAGACAAGCCAAAGGAATGGGTTTATTGGCTACCCATGGCTAAGTATTGGTTCAATACAAATTTTCACACTGCTACAAAGATCACACCATTCGAAGCGGTGTATGGAAGAGTTCCACCTTCATATGTTATGTATAATCCATGAGATTCAAATGTAAACTCACTGGATTGGAGTTTGCAAGATCGTGATAAGATGATACGGTTACTCAGAGAAAATCTAATTCAGTCCCAACATCGAATGAAGCAGATTGCAGATGCCAAACGCAAGGATCGAGAGTTCAAAGTTAGTGATCTAGTCTTCCTCTGTTTGCAACTGTTTCGCCAAGCCTCGATTGCTTTGAGGGGCAATAGAAAGTTAGCTCCAAAATACTATGGACCTTTTCCAGTCCAAGCCCGAGTCGGACATGTGGCTTACAAATTACAGTTACCAACAGGTTCATCAATTCACCCAGTATTTCATGTTTCATGTCTCAAAAAGAAGTTGGGTAGCTGGTTATCTTCGCTTCCACATCTTCCACTGGTGGATGCTGATGGGCGCTTTCGTATCGAGCCTGTAGCAGTACTGGACGGATGCATggttacaaaaaataataagcttGTCACTCAAGTCTTGGTTTAGTGGTCAAATGCAAGTCCAGAAGATGCTACCTGGGAAACACTGTATGACCTCAGACAAAAGTATCCGAATTTTTCGCCTTGAGGACAAGTCTAACTTGAGGGGGATGGAGTGATATGACTGAATAAAGTGGTGGAATAAGTATGAATTGTGGggataaaaattcattagagAAAAGGCCGGATAAGGATGGGCTAT
This window contains:
- the LOC107174720 gene encoding uncharacterized protein LOC107174720 encodes the protein MQRINSSPNSQNLAIKSLFSFFSSLSETQNSNAFLLNYLTETLNIPKSRALVISNSNRYSHIKSPEKPENVRQYFHNVGFSDTEIQLAVSVSPQILFSDVDKTLKPKIEFFQHLGLEGSDLGKIISKTPSLLTVSLEKLIPCVEILKKILVNDTNNEDFIRVFSRWKWIPTDKSGLLRNIEYLRNCGIVGSQLSVLLVRQPRLFCYEESKLRHLVSRVLDMGFSTNSRMFVYGLQAVSYLSEETFDRKLELFRSYGISKEEFIEMFRKAPGILASSEERLKLGLEFFLKDIEFKKSVLVHNPVCLTLSIENRVIPRYRVFQIVMPRGMLNKKLSFGSMLLLSEENFLKKFVLRFGDDAEELLLAYKGHGLGSSHKENLETTI